Proteins encoded in a region of the Bradyrhizobium sp. CB3481 genome:
- a CDS encoding lectin yields the protein MVAPASMMIAAIALSASPAQAQSADTSFFLTSNGIGNGGNLGGLAGADNHCQTLAQAAGAGGKTWRAYLSTQAADGQPAVNARDRIGKGPWKNAKGQVIAKDVAELHGANGLTKQTALSEKGEVINGRGDTPNRHDVLTGSQADGSAFAAGEDRTCKNWTSSTQGSAMVGHSDRMGLRDDDASKSWNSSHPSRGPDGGCSQADLKSTGGDGLLYCFAAN from the coding sequence ATGGTCGCGCCGGCCAGCATGATGATTGCCGCCATAGCGCTGTCTGCATCGCCCGCGCAGGCGCAATCTGCCGACACCAGCTTCTTCCTAACCAGCAATGGCATCGGCAATGGCGGCAATCTCGGCGGGCTCGCCGGGGCCGACAATCACTGCCAGACGCTGGCACAGGCGGCGGGAGCAGGGGGCAAGACCTGGCGGGCCTATCTCTCAACGCAGGCCGCCGACGGCCAGCCGGCCGTCAATGCGCGCGACCGCATCGGTAAGGGGCCGTGGAAGAACGCCAAGGGCCAGGTGATCGCCAAAGATGTCGCCGAACTGCACGGCGCCAACGGCCTCACCAAGCAGACCGCGCTCAGCGAGAAGGGCGAGGTCATCAACGGCCGCGGCGATACGCCCAACCGCCACGACGTGCTGACGGGATCGCAGGCGGACGGCTCAGCGTTTGCGGCCGGCGAGGATCGTACCTGCAAGAACTGGACGAGCTCGACCCAGGGCTCGGCGATGGTCGGCCATTCCGATCGCATGGGCCTGCGCGATGACGATGCGTCGAAGTCCTGGAATTCCTCCCACCCCTCGCGCGGTCCGGATGGCGGGTGCTCCCAGGCCGACCTGAAGAGCACCGGCGGCGACGGGCTGCTTTATTGCTTCGCGGCGAATTGA
- a CDS encoding TIM44-like domain-containing protein, giving the protein MNFSQGTRGIIRTLAIILSVALPLAISIEAADARVGGGGSSGSRGSRTYSAPPSTTTAPGTAQPMNRTFTQPGNPGMGTPAAGAPNRGGFFNRPGMGMLGGLAAGFLGAGLLGMLFGGGLFSGLGGLSSIIGLLLQIALIVIVVRLAMSWWQRRHTPASAYAGAPAEGQGAQTSFRSGLSGFGIGSSQPALEIQPADYEAFERLLGEIQTAWSNEDIAKLHTLATPEMVSYFSKDLEENKARNDVNKVSNVKLLQGDLAEAWREGETDYASVAMRFSLVDKTLERTTGRLVAGSETPIEATEVWTFARRRGADWELSAIQQTS; this is encoded by the coding sequence ATGAATTTCTCGCAAGGCACGCGCGGAATTATCCGGACACTGGCCATCATCCTGTCCGTGGCGCTCCCGTTGGCGATTTCGATCGAGGCGGCTGACGCCCGCGTTGGCGGCGGTGGCAGCTCGGGTTCGCGGGGATCGCGGACCTATTCGGCGCCCCCCAGCACGACCACCGCGCCGGGCACGGCGCAGCCGATGAACCGCACCTTTACCCAGCCGGGTAACCCCGGGATGGGCACGCCTGCGGCTGGCGCGCCCAATAGGGGCGGCTTCTTCAACCGGCCCGGCATGGGCATGCTCGGCGGCCTTGCTGCCGGCTTCCTCGGCGCCGGCCTGCTCGGCATGCTGTTCGGCGGCGGTCTGTTCTCCGGCCTAGGCGGCCTGTCGTCGATCATCGGCCTGTTGTTGCAGATCGCGCTGATCGTCATCGTGGTACGGCTGGCGATGTCCTGGTGGCAGCGCCGCCATACCCCGGCCTCCGCCTATGCCGGCGCGCCCGCCGAAGGCCAGGGCGCGCAGACCAGCTTCCGCTCCGGACTGAGCGGCTTCGGGATCGGATCGAGCCAGCCGGCCCTGGAAATTCAGCCGGCTGACTATGAGGCCTTCGAGCGGCTGCTTGGCGAGATCCAGACTGCATGGTCGAATGAGGACATTGCGAAGCTGCACACGCTCGCGACGCCCGAGATGGTGTCCTACTTCTCCAAGGATCTCGAGGAGAACAAGGCCCGCAACGACGTCAACAAGGTGTCCAACGTCAAGCTGCTGCAGGGCGACCTCGCGGAAGCCTGGCGCGAGGGCGAAACCGATTATGCCAGCGTGGCGATGCGGTTCTCGCTGGTCGACAAGACCCTGGAACGCACCACCGGCCGTCTGGTCGCCGGCAGCGAAACCCCGATCGAGGCCACCGAGGTCTGGACCTTCGCCCGCCGGCGCGGCGCCGATTGGGAACTCTCGGCGATCCAGCAGACCAGCTGA
- a CDS encoding cell cycle histidine kinase CckA produces MTVETDSHSPTEPFAAHEPARRSGSIVLVLLVAAGIVAVAVALMTIGRAQAQPYILGVLALLAMVGLFNLFAFAAGIVRFTDRAADDPVMGRIADHAHDGLAVTDPRGHVVYSNAAYLALTGAVSPQDVRPVERVFIGNPDVSEAVFRLLKAAREGKRQQEEVRIAGSDGAQGRWLRMRVRPLGQSKREAKYAVWSIADITRDRERQEDVFRELQHAIEYLDHAPCGFFSVNPAGDVIYVNATLANWLDYDLAEIGSGGLKLTDIVSGDGAALLTSIVAVPGEVKTEVFDIDLRMRGGKTMPVRLYHKLAFGADGAPGSSRTLVISRARDEHSDPERAAEVRFMRFFDHTPMAIATVDSGGNVVRANARFAKLAQSLSPDGAANKSIFRTVNARDRGLLIAAINQAAEGQGDIAPVEVMLDGAKERWGQFFVTAVEEDERDTEAAIVYLLETSERRTLENQINQSQKMDMVGQLAGGIAHDFNNVLSAIMMANDFLLNAHKPTDPSFQDIMQIKQNATRAATLVRQLLAFSRRQTLRPQVLDLGDALSDLTMLLRRLIGEKVKLDLVHGRDLWPVKVDVSQFEQVVVNLAVNARDAMPDGGKLTVRTGNVTAEEAAQLSHKGMPAADYVRIDISDTGTGIPADIVDKIFEPFFSTKEVGKGTGLGLSTVYGIVKQTGGFVYVDSTPGEGTTFRIFLPRHRPELEAQPEPQAAKEGAAEPSKPRPDLTGQGTILLVEDEDGLRSLNARGLRSRGYSVIEASNGIEAMEALDEKEGAVDLVVSDVVMPEMDGPTMLREMRKLNPSLKIIFVSGYAEEAFDKSLPENEQFAFLPKPFALSALVEKVKETMTAS; encoded by the coding sequence ATGACCGTCGAAACCGACAGCCATTCGCCGACCGAGCCCTTCGCGGCCCATGAGCCGGCGCGGCGGAGCGGTAGCATCGTGCTGGTGCTGCTGGTGGCGGCCGGGATCGTGGCGGTGGCGGTCGCGCTGATGACGATCGGCCGCGCCCAGGCCCAACCCTATATTCTCGGCGTGCTGGCGCTGCTCGCCATGGTCGGGCTGTTCAACCTGTTCGCCTTTGCCGCCGGTATCGTCCGCTTCACCGACCGCGCCGCCGACGACCCGGTGATGGGCCGCATCGCCGACCATGCCCATGACGGGCTGGCGGTGACCGATCCGAGGGGGCATGTGGTCTATTCCAACGCCGCCTATCTGGCGCTGACGGGCGCTGTGAGCCCGCAGGACGTGCGACCGGTCGAGCGCGTCTTCATCGGCAACCCCGACGTCTCGGAGGCCGTCTTCCGCCTTCTCAAGGCGGCGCGCGAGGGCAAGCGGCAGCAGGAGGAGGTCCGCATTGCCGGCTCCGATGGCGCGCAGGGCCGTTGGCTCCGAATGCGCGTTCGCCCGCTCGGCCAGAGCAAGCGCGAGGCGAAATACGCGGTATGGTCGATCGCCGACATCACGCGCGACCGCGAGCGCCAGGAAGACGTATTCAGGGAATTGCAGCACGCGATCGAATATCTCGACCATGCGCCGTGCGGCTTCTTCTCGGTCAATCCGGCCGGCGATGTCATCTATGTCAACGCCACGCTGGCGAACTGGCTCGATTATGATCTTGCCGAGATCGGCTCGGGCGGGCTCAAGCTCACCGATATCGTCTCCGGCGATGGCGCGGCGCTGCTCACCTCGATCGTGGCGGTGCCGGGCGAGGTCAAGACCGAAGTGTTCGACATCGACCTGCGCATGCGCGGCGGCAAGACCATGCCGGTGCGGCTCTATCACAAGCTCGCCTTCGGCGCCGACGGCGCGCCGGGTTCGTCGCGCACGCTGGTGATCAGCCGCGCGCGCGACGAGCATTCCGATCCGGAACGCGCCGCCGAAGTCCGCTTCATGCGCTTCTTCGATCACACGCCGATGGCGATTGCGACGGTGGACAGCGGCGGCAACGTGGTGCGCGCCAATGCACGCTTCGCCAAGCTCGCGCAGAGCCTCAGCCCGGACGGTGCGGCCAACAAGTCGATCTTCCGCACGGTGAACGCACGCGATCGCGGCCTTCTGATCGCGGCGATCAACCAGGCCGCCGAAGGGCAGGGCGACATCGCCCCGGTGGAGGTCATGCTCGACGGCGCCAAGGAGCGCTGGGGGCAGTTCTTCGTCACCGCGGTTGAGGAGGACGAGCGCGACACCGAAGCCGCCATCGTCTATCTGCTGGAGACCTCCGAGCGGCGCACGCTGGAGAACCAGATCAACCAGTCGCAGAAGATGGACATGGTCGGCCAGCTCGCCGGCGGCATCGCGCACGACTTCAACAACGTGCTGTCAGCCATCATGATGGCGAACGATTTCCTGCTGAACGCGCATAAGCCGACCGATCCGTCGTTCCAGGACATCATGCAGATCAAGCAGAACGCGACCCGCGCGGCGACGCTGGTGCGGCAACTGCTGGCGTTCTCGCGGCGCCAGACGCTGCGGCCGCAGGTGCTCGACCTCGGCGACGCGCTTTCTGATCTCACCATGCTGCTGCGCCGGTTGATCGGCGAGAAGGTCAAGCTCGATCTCGTGCATGGCCGCGACCTCTGGCCGGTCAAGGTCGACGTCTCGCAGTTCGAGCAGGTGGTGGTCAATCTCGCGGTCAACGCGCGCGATGCGATGCCCGATGGCGGCAAGCTGACGGTGAGGACCGGCAACGTGACGGCGGAAGAGGCCGCGCAGCTCTCGCACAAGGGCATGCCGGCCGCCGACTATGTGCGGATCGACATTTCCGACACCGGCACCGGCATCCCGGCCGATATCGTCGACAAGATCTTCGAGCCGTTCTTCTCGACCAAGGAAGTCGGCAAGGGCACCGGCCTCGGGCTCTCCACGGTGTACGGCATCGTCAAGCAGACCGGCGGCTTCGTCTATGTCGATTCCACGCCCGGCGAAGGCACCACCTTCCGCATCTTCCTGCCGCGTCACCGGCCCGAGCTGGAAGCGCAGCCGGAGCCGCAGGCGGCCAAGGAAGGGGCGGCTGAGCCGTCGAAACCGCGGCCCGATCTGACCGGGCAGGGAACTATCCTGCTGGTGGAAGACGAGGACGGCCTGCGCTCGCTCAATGCGCGCGGCCTTCGCTCGCGCGGCTACAGCGTGATCGAGGCCTCCAACGGCATCGAGGCGATGGAAGCCCTCGACGAAAAGGAAGGCGCGGTCGATCTCGTCGTCTCCGACGTCGTCATGCCGGAAATGGACGGCCCGACGATGCTGCGCGAAATGCGCAAACTCAACCCTAGCCTCAAGATCATCTTCGTCTCCGGCTATGCCGAAGAGGCCTTCGACAAGAGCCTGCCGGAGAACGAGCAGTTCGCCTTCCTGCCCAAGCCCTTCGCGCTCAGCGCGCTGGTCGAGAAGGTGAAGGAGACGATGACGGCGTCGTGA
- the flhB gene encoding flagellar biosynthesis protein FlhB, translating to MAEDTDDKTEDPTQKRLDDALAKGDVAKSQEVNTWFIIAGGTLILSTFSGSIGGGILMPLRNLIANAGQLRVDGAALLALGNTLGYAVLGAIGVPLLMLALAAIAGNMIQHRLVWSSESLKPKFSKVSPGAGLKRIFGKQAIANFFKGLFKLIALGAVMMAVLWPERHRLESFLMFDPSAILGVTTNLTLQLMGAVAAMLAAVAIADYFFQYRQWYQRQRMSLQEIKDEFKQSEGDPHIKGRIRQLRVQRMKKRMMAAVPNASVVITNPTHYSVALSYDRGMAAPVCVAKGVDNVAFKIREVAKKHDIPIVENVPLARALYATVDIDEEIPVEHYHAVAEIIGYVMRLKSGFSGR from the coding sequence ATGGCTGAGGATACCGACGACAAAACAGAAGACCCTACGCAAAAACGTCTCGATGACGCGCTTGCCAAGGGCGATGTCGCCAAGAGCCAGGAGGTCAACACCTGGTTCATCATCGCGGGCGGGACGCTGATCCTGTCGACATTTTCGGGGTCGATCGGTGGCGGCATCCTGATGCCGCTGCGCAACCTGATCGCCAATGCTGGCCAGCTGCGTGTCGATGGCGCTGCGCTGCTCGCGCTCGGCAACACGCTGGGTTATGCCGTGCTCGGCGCGATCGGCGTGCCGCTGTTGATGCTGGCGCTGGCCGCGATCGCCGGCAACATGATCCAGCACCGCCTGGTGTGGTCCTCGGAATCGCTGAAGCCGAAGTTCAGCAAGGTCTCTCCCGGCGCCGGGCTCAAGCGCATCTTCGGCAAGCAGGCGATCGCGAATTTCTTCAAGGGGCTGTTCAAGCTGATCGCGCTCGGCGCTGTCATGATGGCGGTGCTGTGGCCCGAACGGCACCGGCTGGAATCGTTCCTGATGTTCGATCCGTCGGCGATCCTCGGGGTCACCACCAACCTGACCCTGCAATTGATGGGCGCGGTGGCGGCGATGCTGGCCGCGGTCGCGATCGCCGATTACTTCTTCCAGTATCGGCAATGGTACCAGCGGCAGAGAATGTCGCTGCAGGAGATCAAGGACGAGTTCAAGCAGTCCGAAGGCGATCCCCACATCAAGGGCCGTATCAGGCAGCTGCGGGTCCAGCGGATGAAGAAGCGCATGATGGCCGCGGTCCCCAACGCCAGCGTGGTCATCACCAACCCGACCCACTATTCGGTGGCGCTATCCTACGATCGCGGCATGGCGGCGCCGGTCTGCGTCGCCAAGGGCGTCGACAATGTCGCGTTCAAGATCAGGGAGGTCGCCAAGAAGCACGACATCCCGATCGTGGAGAATGTGCCTCTGGCGCGGGCGCTCTATGCCACCGTCGATATCGACGAGGAGATTCCGGTCGAGCACTACCATGCGGTCGCGGAGATCATCGGTTACGTGATGCGGCTCAAGAGCGGCTTTTCCGGACGGTGA
- the fliR gene encoding flagellar biosynthetic protein FliR, which yields MRVDISLLPALAATFMLVFARVGAMVMLLPGFGESNIPVRVKLGIALLLTLIILPLHRTAYQVDLTSMAALGVLLVHEIAIGIVLGATARVTLAALSVAGSVIAQQLGLGFVTAVDPTQGQQGVLIGNFLSILGMTLLFATDTHHLVIAALNESYRIFSPGQLMPSGDVAALATRAFATAFKIGMQLSAPFLVFGLVFNIGLGVLARLMPAMQVYFVGVPLSILAGFLIFALVLAGMMTTYLNYVIGVLHELTPLK from the coding sequence ATGCGCGTCGACATATCGCTACTGCCCGCACTTGCCGCGACCTTCATGCTGGTGTTCGCCCGCGTGGGGGCGATGGTGATGCTGCTGCCGGGGTTTGGCGAGAGCAACATCCCGGTACGCGTCAAGCTCGGAATCGCGCTTCTCCTGACGCTGATCATTCTGCCGCTGCATCGCACAGCCTACCAGGTCGACCTCACTTCGATGGCTGCGCTCGGCGTGCTCCTGGTGCACGAGATCGCCATCGGCATCGTGCTCGGCGCCACCGCGCGGGTGACGCTGGCGGCGCTCTCCGTGGCCGGCTCGGTGATTGCGCAGCAACTCGGCCTCGGCTTCGTCACGGCCGTCGATCCGACGCAAGGGCAGCAGGGCGTCCTGATCGGCAACTTCCTGTCGATTCTCGGCATGACGCTGCTGTTTGCCACCGACACCCATCACCTGGTCATCGCCGCCCTCAACGAGAGCTACCGGATCTTCTCGCCGGGCCAATTGATGCCGAGCGGCGACGTGGCGGCGCTGGCCACGCGCGCCTTCGCCACCGCTTTCAAGATCGGCATGCAGCTCTCGGCGCCGTTTCTGGTGTTCGGTCTCGTATTCAATATCGGGCTTGGCGTGCTGGCGCGGCTGATGCCCGCGATGCAGGTCTATTTCGTCGGTGTGCCGCTCTCGATCCTGGCGGGCTTTCTGATCTTCGCGCTCGTTCTGGCGGGGATGATGACGACTTATCTCAACTACGTCATCGGCGTGCTGCACGAGCTGACGCCGCTGAAATAG
- the fliQ gene encoding flagellar biosynthesis protein FliQ → MTGAETLDVARDAIWTIVVVSSPLMVIGLVVGVVVSLFQALTQIQEQTLIFVPKILAIFVTLLLALPFMADSLHGHMMRISSRIIGG, encoded by the coding sequence ATGACCGGTGCCGAAACCCTCGACGTGGCGCGCGATGCGATCTGGACCATCGTGGTGGTGTCATCGCCCTTGATGGTGATCGGCCTCGTGGTCGGTGTCGTGGTGTCGCTGTTCCAGGCGCTGACGCAGATCCAGGAGCAGACGCTGATCTTCGTGCCGAAGATTCTCGCGATCTTCGTCACGTTGCTATTAGCGCTGCCGTTCATGGCGGATTCGCTGCACGGTCACATGATGCGGATATCGTCGCGAATCATAGGCGGTTGA
- the fliE gene encoding flagellar hook-basal body complex protein FliE yields MASPTVAANAYAALSRIMESGGAEKGTQSTGGPSFSALLKDAVGSVLDAGKKSDAQTMAMTAGKANVMDVVTAVAETDVAVSTLVSVRDRVIQSYEDIMKMPI; encoded by the coding sequence ATGGCTTCACCCACCGTTGCAGCAAATGCCTACGCCGCGCTTTCGCGCATCATGGAATCCGGCGGCGCCGAGAAGGGCACCCAGTCCACCGGCGGCCCATCCTTCAGCGCGCTGCTCAAGGACGCAGTCGGCAGCGTGCTGGACGCCGGCAAGAAGTCCGACGCCCAGACCATGGCGATGACCGCCGGCAAGGCCAACGTCATGGACGTCGTCACGGCGGTGGCGGAGACCGACGTCGCGGTCTCTACGCTGGTGTCCGTGCGCGACCGCGTGATCCAGTCCTACGAAGACATCATGAAGATGCCGATTTGA
- the flgC gene encoding flagellar basal body rod protein FlgC, whose amino-acid sequence MADESSDFARSMSIATSGLRAQAGRMRVISENIANADSTAPTAGGDPYRRKVPTFSSALDRTLDARVVTLGKVRPDQSAFRVKHEPSNPAADAAGNVKYPNVNPLVEMTDMREAQRSYEANLNIISATRRMIQRTLDILKA is encoded by the coding sequence ATGGCAGATGAATCAAGCGATTTCGCCCGCTCGATGAGCATCGCGACCTCGGGCCTGCGTGCGCAGGCGGGGCGGATGCGGGTGATCTCGGAAAACATCGCCAATGCGGATTCCACCGCGCCGACCGCGGGCGGAGATCCCTATCGCCGCAAGGTGCCGACATTTTCGTCCGCACTCGACCGCACGCTGGATGCGCGCGTGGTGACGCTCGGCAAGGTCAGGCCCGACCAGTCGGCGTTTCGCGTCAAGCATGAGCCGAGCAATCCGGCGGCGGACGCGGCCGGCAACGTCAAATATCCGAACGTCAATCCGCTGGTCGAAATGACCGACATGCGCGAGGCGCAGCGGTCCTACGAGGCCAACCTCAACATCATCAGCGCCACGCGCCGCATGATTCAACGCACCCTCGACATCCTCAAGGCCTGA
- the flgB gene encoding flagellar basal body rod protein FlgB, producing the protein MAINDLPILSALRTKMQWHQERQRVLAENVSNANTPNFKPSDLVEPKFDNKGANVGGTMGSLAMMRTSVTHIGATGGAPSFRGDGGRSGFLTKPAGNSVNLEDQMLKVSANQMDYAAATSLYTRSLGLLKTAIGKR; encoded by the coding sequence ATGGCCATCAACGATCTTCCGATCCTGTCGGCGCTGCGCACCAAGATGCAGTGGCACCAGGAACGCCAGCGCGTGCTCGCCGAAAACGTATCCAATGCCAACACCCCGAATTTCAAGCCGAGCGACCTCGTCGAGCCGAAGTTCGACAACAAGGGCGCGAACGTCGGCGGCACGATGGGCTCGCTCGCCATGATGCGCACCAGCGTCACCCATATCGGCGCCACTGGCGGCGCGCCGAGCTTCAGGGGGGACGGCGGCCGAAGCGGCTTTCTGACCAAGCCCGCGGGCAACTCGGTCAATCTGGAAGACCAGATGCTGAAGGTCTCGGCCAACCAGATGGACTACGCGGCCGCCACCTCGCTCTACACCCGCAGCCTCGGCCTGCTCAAAACCGCGATCGGAAAGCGCTGA
- a CDS encoding flagellar biosynthetic protein FliO — MQTLTFLFAFIAVLALIGVAAWLVRRFANNRLGANTQRGRMPRLAVIDAAAVDGRRRLVLVRRDNVEHLLMIGGPSDIVVEPNIVRAMPNREQMAPRPAVGEQPPRIAPLPDAAWSDEAARETAREAARADLRPAAEAFDHHAEPQMPEPPPRPARPAFADELRRPAPPSMPERRSDPLTGFTPESIGGRPEGAPPRLPRGEPLMPRPQREAPKGPREAPLIREAPPIREVSPVREALPVREAPAVRAPERAAAPPPPPPAAAPPPPAPPAPSSADQNLAEMAQRLEAALRRPAEPVAPPVAPPVAPETPPARTSRSEPPAPAPTPAPAPAPQKSGFENLEDEMASLLGRPKNPS; from the coding sequence ATGCAGACACTGACATTCCTCTTCGCATTCATCGCCGTTCTGGCGCTGATCGGCGTGGCCGCCTGGCTGGTTCGCCGCTTCGCCAACAACCGCCTCGGCGCCAACACGCAGCGTGGACGCATGCCGCGCCTTGCCGTGATCGATGCCGCTGCCGTGGACGGCCGCCGCCGCCTCGTGCTGGTACGGCGCGACAATGTCGAGCATCTCCTGATGATCGGCGGCCCGAGCGACATCGTGGTCGAACCCAACATCGTGCGCGCGATGCCCAACCGCGAACAGATGGCGCCCCGCCCGGCGGTCGGCGAACAGCCGCCGCGCATCGCGCCGCTGCCGGACGCCGCCTGGAGCGACGAGGCTGCAAGAGAGACCGCCAGAGAGGCCGCGCGGGCCGATTTGCGACCAGCGGCCGAGGCGTTCGATCATCACGCCGAACCGCAGATGCCGGAGCCCCCGCCACGCCCGGCCCGGCCCGCCTTTGCCGACGAGCTGCGCCGCCCCGCCCCGCCGTCGATGCCGGAGCGTCGCAGCGATCCATTGACGGGCTTCACGCCGGAATCGATCGGCGGTCGCCCCGAAGGCGCGCCGCCGCGCCTGCCCCGCGGCGAACCGCTGATGCCGCGCCCGCAGCGTGAGGCGCCCAAGGGGCCGCGCGAGGCTCCGCTGATCCGTGAGGCGCCCCCGATTCGTGAAGTATCGCCCGTTCGTGAGGCATTGCCAGTTCGTGAGGCGCCGGCCGTCCGCGCGCCCGAGCGCGCCGCAGCACCACCGCCTCCGCCTCCGGCTGCAGCACCACCGCCACCGGCTCCGCCGGCGCCGTCGAGCGCCGACCAGAATCTCGCCGAGATGGCGCAGCGCCTGGAAGCGGCCCTGCGCCGGCCGGCCGAGCCGGTCGCGCCGCCGGTTGCGCCGCCAGTTGCGCCGGAAACGCCGCCTGCCCGTACCTCGCGCAGCGAACCCCCTGCGCCTGCGCCTACCCCTGCTCCCGCGCCTGCGCCGCAGAAGAGCGGCTTCGAGAATCTCGAAGACGAGATGGCATCACTCTTGGGCCGGCCGAAGAATCCTTCGTGA
- the fliP gene encoding flagellar type III secretion system pore protein FliP (The bacterial flagellar biogenesis protein FliP forms a type III secretion system (T3SS)-type pore required for flagellar assembly.), whose amino-acid sequence MRPATSPRRVLFSLILIAAGSLADPALAQDISINLGQGGGGVTERAIQLIALLTVLSIAPSILIMMTSFTRIVVVLSLLRTALGTATAPPNSVIIALAMFLTAFVMGPVLQRSYDDGIKPLVANEIGVEEALQKASVPLRGFMQKNVREKDLKLFMDLSGEPPPATPEDLSLRILVPAFMISELKRAFEIGFLLFLPFLIIDLVVASVLMSMGMMMLPPVVVSLPFKLIFFVLVDGWSLVAGSLVQSYGGS is encoded by the coding sequence GTGAGGCCGGCGACTTCTCCGCGTAGAGTTTTATTTTCCTTAATCCTGATCGCCGCCGGATCGCTCGCCGATCCGGCGCTGGCGCAGGATATCAGCATCAACCTCGGCCAGGGCGGCGGCGGCGTCACCGAGCGCGCGATCCAATTGATTGCGCTGCTGACGGTGCTGTCGATCGCCCCGTCGATCCTGATCATGATGACGTCGTTCACGCGGATCGTCGTCGTCCTGTCGCTATTGCGCACCGCGCTGGGCACCGCGACCGCGCCACCCAACTCGGTGATCATTGCGCTTGCGATGTTCCTGACCGCGTTCGTGATGGGCCCTGTCCTGCAACGCTCCTACGACGACGGCATCAAGCCGCTGGTCGCCAACGAGATCGGCGTCGAGGAAGCGCTGCAGAAGGCTTCCGTGCCGCTCCGCGGCTTCATGCAGAAGAACGTCCGTGAAAAGGACCTGAAACTGTTCATGGACCTCTCCGGCGAGCCGCCGCCGGCGACGCCCGAAGACCTCTCGCTGCGGATCCTGGTCCCGGCCTTCATGATTTCGGAATTGAAGCGGGCCTTCGAGATCGGCTTCCTGCTGTTCCTCCCCTTCCTGATCATCGACCTCGTGGTCGCGTCCGTCCTGATGTCGATGGGTATGATGATGCTACCACCGGTGGTGGTATCGCTCCCGTTCAAGTTGATCTTCTTCGTACTTGTCGATGGGTGGTCGTTGGTGGCGGGCAGCTTGGTACAGAGCTACGGCGGTAGTTAG
- a CDS encoding GGDEF domain-containing protein, translated as MSQQSVPATPTNFAVWFEYALGGSLALRKTIDILIAGKRKFDAATNHELYVTYVAQAGTDPFGDLPDQLSGLIETAQQFLNTAVSDNQSHIKALDEVSSEAEGSSDPRTIIAKLVDELSKATSRAAQLEANFAATSEELDSIRDSLKAAEQRSNTDALTGLANRHSMDEFLRLAQIAAMEKDEALSVFLIDIDHFKKFNDDYGHQVGDQVLRLVAKVLQEGVREVDLAARYGGEELIAVLPGADLEACTSVAERIRRRIAEAKLTRRATGKEIGSITVSIGVAQFRLAESAEAMIERCDRGLYQAKRLGRNRTVTETELEPEAGAA; from the coding sequence ATGTCGCAGCAATCCGTTCCTGCCACGCCGACCAATTTTGCTGTGTGGTTCGAATATGCCCTCGGCGGTTCGCTGGCGCTGCGAAAGACCATCGACATTCTGATCGCGGGCAAGCGCAAATTCGACGCAGCAACCAACCACGAGCTCTACGTCACCTATGTGGCGCAGGCCGGTACCGATCCGTTTGGCGACCTTCCCGATCAATTGAGCGGGCTGATCGAGACCGCGCAGCAGTTCCTCAATACCGCCGTCAGCGACAACCAGAGCCACATCAAGGCGCTGGACGAAGTGTCTTCCGAAGCCGAAGGAAGCAGCGACCCCCGGACAATCATTGCAAAGCTGGTTGATGAATTGTCAAAGGCGACATCCCGGGCCGCCCAGCTCGAGGCCAACTTCGCGGCCACTTCCGAGGAACTGGACAGTATCCGTGACTCGCTGAAGGCGGCCGAGCAGCGCTCCAACACCGATGCACTGACCGGGCTCGCCAACCGGCACTCCATGGACGAGTTCCTCCGCCTCGCCCAGATTGCGGCGATGGAAAAGGACGAGGCGCTCAGCGTCTTCCTGATCGACATCGATCACTTCAAGAAATTCAACGACGATTACGGCCATCAGGTCGGCGACCAGGTGCTACGGCTGGTGGCCAAGGTGCTGCAGGAAGGCGTTCGCGAAGTCGATCTGGCAGCCCGCTATGGCGGCGAGGAATTGATCGCGGTGCTTCCCGGCGCCGATCTCGAAGCCTGCACGTCGGTGGCTGAGCGCATTCGCCGCCGCATTGCCGAGGCGAAGCTGACCCGCCGCGCAACCGGCAAGGAAATCGGCAGCATCACGGTTTCAATCGGGGTCGCGCAATTCCGCCTCGCCGAATCAGCGGAGGCCATGATCGAGCGCTGCGACCGCGGGCTCTATCAAGCGAAGCGGCTCGGCCGTAACCGCACGGTGACGGAAACCGAGCTCGAGCCCGAGGCCGGCGCGGCCTAA